From Trichoderma atroviride chromosome 1, complete sequence, one genomic window encodes:
- a CDS encoding uncharacterized protein (EggNog:ENOG41) produces MVSKALKARDDAFAEEEMKYRYTLDPDTTNADIKLQSRLIVREAALGHWESVRDGIEALESASSTKPRPHSSIMMAYLRNPY; encoded by the coding sequence ATGGTTTCGAAAGCTCTCAAGGCAAGAGATGACGCCTTTGCTGAAGAGGAAATGAAATATCGCTATACATTAGATCCGGATACGACAAACGCAGATATCAAGCTGCAGAGTAGGCTGATTGTGCGAGAGGCTGCCCTTGGGCACTGGGAGTCAGTTCGCGACGGCATAGAGGCGCTCGAGAGTGCTAGCAGCACAAAGCCTAGGCCGCACTCGTCTATCATGATGGCGTATCTGAGAAATCCGTATTGA